Proteins from a single region of Candidatus Methylomirabilota bacterium:
- a CDS encoding type III polyketide synthase, with the protein MARPRIEAVATATPPWQYDQATVLRMSGYDDPRRMGFFSNSLIETRHLYMDPETFTPDESVDQLNDRWRRGAVAVGQQAVARAIERAGWRREDVDFIATTTCTGRVCPSLDAQIINELGLKPTIQRVHVGDTGCASAMVAMQQVSNHLRAFPDHRAVMVAVEICSAAYFLDDRLESAVAHAIFADGAGAIAIGRDGAGPEIVEHRTLFRSEHLGAMGFEYPGGRPRVVLSKDVRRIGAGMMKEMADLLMASHGLKKEDIAHFVLHSAGRRVIEQVGRVMELDDSRLAHSRSVLQQFGNMSSATVVFVLDDLLRSHEPAPGDWGLMIALGPGFAAEGALLRW; encoded by the coding sequence ATGGCCCGGCCCAGGATCGAGGCGGTCGCGACCGCCACTCCGCCCTGGCAATACGACCAGGCCACCGTGCTGCGCATGTCGGGTTACGACGATCCGCGGCGCATGGGATTCTTCAGCAACAGCCTCATCGAGACGCGCCACCTCTACATGGACCCGGAGACGTTCACGCCCGACGAGAGCGTGGACCAGCTCAACGACCGCTGGCGCCGGGGGGCGGTCGCGGTGGGCCAGCAGGCGGTGGCGCGGGCCATCGAGCGGGCGGGCTGGCGGCGCGAGGACGTGGACTTCATCGCCACCACGACCTGCACCGGGCGGGTGTGCCCGAGCCTCGACGCGCAGATCATCAACGAGCTGGGGCTCAAGCCCACGATCCAGCGGGTGCACGTGGGCGACACCGGCTGCGCGAGCGCGATGGTGGCGATGCAGCAGGTGTCCAATCACCTGCGCGCGTTCCCCGATCACCGCGCGGTGATGGTCGCGGTCGAGATCTGCTCGGCCGCCTACTTCCTCGACGACCGGCTGGAGAGCGCGGTCGCGCACGCCATCTTCGCGGACGGCGCGGGCGCCATCGCCATCGGCCGGGACGGGGCCGGGCCCGAGATCGTGGAGCACCGCACGCTGTTCCGCTCCGAGCACCTGGGCGCGATGGGCTTCGAGTATCCGGGCGGCCGCCCGCGGGTGGTGCTCTCCAAGGACGTGCGCCGCATCGGGGCGGGCATGATGAAGGAGATGGCCGACCTCCTGATGGCGAGCCACGGGCTCAAGAAGGAGGACATCGCGCATTTCGTGCTGCACTCCGCGGGCCGTCGCGTCATCGAGCAGGTGGGCCGGGTGATGGAGCTGGACGACTCTCGGCTGGCGCACTCCCGATCCGTGCTCCAGCAGTTCGGCAACATGTCGTCCGCCACCGTGGTGTTCGTGCTCGACGATCTGCTGCGATCGCACGAGCCGGCGCCGGGCGACTGGGGCCTCATGATCGCCCTCGGCCCCGGCTTCGCCGCCGAGGGCGCCCTGCTGCGCTGGTAG
- a CDS encoding methyltransferase domain-containing protein has product MPFLPPLARAAGALEIIDGPPVPFADLACCMTDIARVNGWFFGRMVTMIHVKRMVSVLPADRVVTVLDVGTGGADIPRAVVRWARRAGRRVRVFALDRDPATLRIAAEASRTYPEITFVRGDALALPIRPGAVDLTISAMTLHHLEPDAAVRYLAEMDAAARVGFVVNDLVRTRLAHAVVWLITRFVTRSAISRHDGPLSVLRSYTPPEVTALCEKAGLLDASVVYHWPYLRLCAVRERR; this is encoded by the coding sequence ATGCCGTTCCTTCCGCCCCTCGCCCGCGCCGCGGGCGCGCTGGAGATCATCGACGGCCCTCCCGTGCCGTTCGCGGATCTCGCGTGCTGCATGACGGACATCGCGCGCGTCAACGGCTGGTTCTTCGGGCGCATGGTCACGATGATCCACGTCAAGCGGATGGTCTCCGTGCTCCCCGCCGATCGCGTCGTCACGGTGCTGGACGTGGGCACCGGCGGGGCCGACATTCCCCGCGCGGTGGTGCGGTGGGCCCGGCGGGCCGGCCGGCGCGTGCGGGTGTTCGCCCTCGATCGCGACCCGGCCACGCTGCGGATCGCCGCGGAGGCGAGCCGGACGTATCCGGAGATCACCTTCGTGCGGGGCGACGCGCTCGCGCTGCCGATCCGCCCGGGCGCGGTGGACCTCACCATCTCCGCCATGACGCTGCACCACCTGGAGCCCGACGCGGCGGTGCGCTACCTGGCCGAGATGGACGCGGCCGCGCGGGTGGGGTTCGTGGTCAACGACCTGGTGCGGACCCGGCTCGCCCACGCGGTGGTATGGCTGATCACCCGCTTCGTCACGCGCAGCGCGATCTCGCGCCACGACGGACCGCTCTCGGTGCTGCGCTCGTACACGCCGCCCGAGGTGACCGCGCTGTGCGAGAAGGCGGGATTGCTCGACGCCTCGGTGGTGTACCACTGGCCGTATCTGCGGCTCTGCGCGGTGCGGGAGCGGCGGTGA
- a CDS encoding FAD-dependent oxidoreductase, with protein sequence MTAARADVVVVGAGPAGSAAAILLAERGWSVTLLDKAAFPRPKICGEYLSPEGARVLDRLGALKAVDAAGAQPLHGMRIVAPDGTVLDGTYPTGGRWRGYRDHALAIRREIFDRVLLERARALPVDVRERHRVTGLMREGSAVAGVHAEAPDGSPVDVRGRLVVGADGRASVVAHALGLIRPHRLKRLALIRHVSGIEDLGGRGEIHVDPPDYCILNPVAPGIVNLGLVVPLAHARPFSGRLETFFAARLKQLRRVPARIHGMRPEGPLMAMGPLAYRVAEPRVAGVMLAGDAAGFYDPFTGEGLYTALRSAEMLAEVAHAALSAGDLSAAALAPYSRGRREAFRDKARVTRALQVIIARRRPANLAAHVLQRRPALLSMLMGVIGDFVPPRELLRAMWG encoded by the coding sequence GTGACCGCCGCCCGCGCCGACGTGGTGGTGGTGGGCGCGGGGCCGGCCGGCTCCGCCGCCGCGATCCTGCTCGCCGAGCGCGGCTGGTCGGTCACGCTGCTCGACAAGGCGGCCTTCCCGCGTCCGAAGATCTGCGGCGAGTACCTCTCGCCGGAGGGGGCGCGCGTGCTCGATCGGCTCGGCGCGCTGAAGGCGGTGGATGCGGCGGGCGCGCAGCCGCTCCACGGCATGCGCATCGTCGCTCCCGACGGCACCGTGCTCGACGGCACGTATCCGACCGGCGGGCGATGGCGCGGCTATCGCGACCACGCGCTGGCGATCCGGCGGGAGATCTTCGACCGCGTGCTGCTCGAGCGGGCGCGGGCCCTGCCGGTGGACGTGCGCGAGCGCCATCGCGTGACCGGCCTGATGCGCGAGGGCTCGGCGGTGGCCGGCGTGCACGCGGAGGCGCCGGATGGATCGCCCGTCGACGTCCGCGGCCGGCTCGTGGTCGGGGCCGACGGGCGCGCGTCGGTGGTGGCCCACGCGCTCGGGCTGATTCGGCCTCACCGGCTGAAGCGGCTGGCGCTCATCCGGCACGTGAGCGGCATCGAGGACCTCGGCGGCCGGGGGGAGATCCACGTGGACCCGCCCGACTACTGCATCTTGAATCCGGTGGCGCCCGGCATCGTCAATCTCGGCCTCGTGGTGCCGCTCGCCCACGCGCGGCCGTTCAGCGGCCGGCTGGAGACCTTCTTCGCGGCGCGGCTCAAGCAGCTGCGGCGGGTGCCGGCGCGGATCCACGGCATGCGGCCCGAGGGCCCGCTGATGGCGATGGGGCCGCTCGCGTATCGCGTGGCCGAGCCGCGCGTGGCCGGCGTGATGCTGGCCGGCGACGCGGCCGGCTTCTACGACCCGTTCACCGGCGAGGGGCTCTACACCGCGCTGCGGTCGGCCGAGATGCTGGCGGAGGTGGCGCACGCCGCGCTCTCCGCGGGCGATCTCTCCGCCGCCGCGCTGGCTCCGTACTCGCGGGGGCGGCGGGAGGCGTTTCGGGACAAGGCGCGCGTGACCCGGGCGCTGCAGGTCATCATCGCGCGACGGCGCCCGGCCAACCTTGCCGCCCACGTCCTGCAGCGGCGCCCGGCGCTGCTGTCGATGCTGATGGGTGTGATCGGGGACTTCGTGCCGCCGCGGGAGCTGCTGCGGGCGATGTGGGGGTAG